The following are encoded in a window of bacterium SCSIO 12643 genomic DNA:
- a CDS encoding ATP-dependent helicase — MGIDYTNEQQKAFNTLDSDLQIIACAGSGKTEVISRRIINLLKTGKAVPENIIAFTYTEKAAGELKNRIYELVEVEFDNNLKGMAEMYIGTIHGWCFKILQEHEFEYQKFSVLDEIRLKLFVDKNYKTIGMKDIYQIDKPDLPMKMFVDTDKYIQIMNIVSEARVNPGKGIPKNVIEAREKYVSTLKENGYLDFSMIMSEAKKHLQLKGDFFHKVCDKIKYLTVDEYQDINPIQEDVIRLIHDSEVNICVVGDDDQNIYQWRGSDIDYIINFEERYSEQSEIQQVKLIQNFRSSEGVVDIAQSIIAKNKNRLDKKMVSSSHHEYERDNILYNDFDTEEEENDFIIESIKNLRGKAFVDKPGNDNRGLDYSDFVILIRKWSKAEGITKVLDSQNIPYVTGGVNKLFDSKEVKASLGIFEFLNNEIDEAELKKLWLEVDKSRITQERLSKAIEKLKEENPDREILKKDGVSRPVMYWEFCLQEIFWKFLENSGISEETFEKTEDKHDNTFGEVIMYNLGKFSQVINDFESINYKTGSSSFYLFNFLNFIKHAAKDYYPEGWINSTYKTPNAVQIITIHQSKGLEFPVVFIPGMNRNYFPSKRRGGVTEWKFLNADIIENSDKYRGIDDNNEAERRLFYVAVTRAKKYLFISRAPALNNRLYQKPSLFINEITNSDFLISSSSEKFDNLEELSPQAKDSTNNISLNFSILKDFFDCSYRFKLISIYGFASPLSPRMGFGKTIHDSLSEIHKRAFASENISKENTENIVSNHENFPYAPPELKKKMKKSARDVVSKYIEENQSEFNEIEFVEKDIQLNLGDGIFVSGRIDLIKKKDFKGKMETTIIEFKSNDEAQDKKITEEQLHLYALGHRELTGQKADYIRIYILQDKDESKEKKVIVSDRGIPKKLSEDHLTAIEGKIRNVVTDIRDKKFDKVCKYSICKECDQKLLCSGYIISKANK; from the coding sequence ATGGGTATCGATTACACAAATGAGCAACAAAAAGCTTTTAATACTCTTGATAGTGATTTGCAAATTATAGCTTGTGCTGGTTCCGGGAAAACCGAAGTAATATCAAGAAGGATAATCAATCTTCTTAAAACAGGAAAAGCAGTGCCTGAAAATATTATTGCTTTTACCTATACTGAAAAAGCAGCAGGAGAGCTAAAAAATCGAATTTATGAATTAGTGGAGGTTGAGTTTGATAATAACCTCAAAGGGATGGCAGAAATGTATATAGGTACGATACATGGCTGGTGTTTTAAAATTTTGCAAGAACATGAATTCGAGTATCAAAAATTTTCAGTGCTTGATGAAATACGCTTAAAGCTATTTGTAGATAAAAACTACAAAACCATTGGTATGAAAGACATTTATCAAATAGATAAGCCTGATTTACCAATGAAGATGTTCGTGGATACGGATAAGTACATACAAATTATGAACATTGTTAGCGAAGCGAGAGTAAATCCAGGTAAAGGGATTCCAAAAAATGTCATAGAAGCTAGAGAGAAATACGTTTCAACATTAAAAGAGAATGGATATCTGGACTTCTCAATGATAATGAGTGAAGCGAAGAAACATTTACAGTTAAAAGGAGACTTTTTTCATAAAGTTTGTGACAAAATAAAGTACTTAACTGTTGATGAGTATCAGGATATTAACCCCATCCAGGAAGATGTTATTAGATTAATTCATGATTCTGAGGTTAATATCTGTGTTGTAGGAGATGATGATCAGAATATTTATCAATGGAGAGGTAGTGATATCGATTATATAATAAATTTTGAGGAAAGGTATAGTGAACAATCCGAAATACAGCAGGTTAAGCTCATTCAAAACTTCAGAAGTTCTGAAGGTGTTGTTGATATAGCACAAAGTATTATTGCAAAAAACAAAAATAGACTTGATAAAAAAATGGTTTCTTCAAGTCATCATGAGTATGAGAGAGACAATATATTATACAACGATTTTGACACCGAAGAAGAAGAGAATGACTTCATTATTGAGTCCATTAAAAATTTAAGAGGAAAAGCTTTCGTAGATAAACCCGGTAATGATAATAGGGGATTAGATTATTCTGATTTTGTAATACTGATTAGAAAATGGAGTAAAGCTGAGGGGATTACGAAAGTTCTAGACAGTCAAAACATTCCTTACGTAACAGGTGGTGTAAATAAGCTATTTGATTCAAAAGAGGTTAAGGCATCCTTAGGAATTTTTGAGTTTCTCAACAATGAAATAGACGAAGCCGAGTTAAAAAAGCTTTGGTTAGAAGTTGATAAGAGTAGGATTACGCAAGAAAGACTATCGAAAGCAATTGAAAAATTAAAAGAAGAAAATCCCGATAGAGAAATATTAAAGAAAGATGGAGTATCTCGCCCTGTAATGTATTGGGAATTTTGCTTACAGGAGATATTTTGGAAGTTCCTAGAGAATTCAGGAATTTCTGAAGAAACATTTGAAAAAACAGAAGACAAACACGATAATACTTTTGGGGAGGTTATAATGTATAATCTGGGTAAGTTTAGTCAGGTTATTAATGATTTTGAATCCATAAATTACAAGACGGGTAGTTCATCTTTTTACCTTTTTAATTTTTTGAACTTTATAAAACATGCTGCTAAAGATTATTATCCAGAAGGTTGGATTAATAGTACCTATAAAACTCCAAATGCTGTTCAAATAATTACTATTCACCAATCAAAAGGGTTGGAATTTCCTGTTGTGTTCATACCTGGAATGAATAGAAACTACTTTCCATCAAAAAGGAGAGGTGGTGTAACTGAATGGAAATTTTTGAATGCTGATATAATCGAAAACTCAGATAAATATAGAGGAATTGATGATAATAATGAAGCGGAACGAAGATTGTTCTATGTAGCTGTTACTAGAGCAAAAAAATATTTATTTATTTCTAGAGCTCCAGCTCTGAATAACAGATTGTATCAAAAACCATCACTTTTTATAAATGAAATAACCAATTCGGATTTTTTAATTTCTTCTAGCAGTGAAAAATTTGATAACCTTGAGGAATTATCACCACAAGCAAAGGATTCAACTAATAATATTAGTTTGAATTTTTCAATTTTAAAAGACTTCTTCGATTGCTCATATAGATTTAAATTAATTTCTATTTATGGATTTGCTTCTCCATTAAGTCCGAGAATGGGGTTTGGCAAAACTATTCATGATTCACTATCTGAGATTCATAAAAGAGCCTTTGCTTCTGAGAATATTTCAAAGGAGAATACAGAGAATATTGTTTCAAACCACGAAAATTTTCCATATGCACCTCCTGAGTTGAAAAAGAAAATGAAGAAATCAGCTCGTGATGTTGTTTCAAAATACATAGAAGAAAATCAAAGCGAATTTAATGAGATTGAATTCGTTGAAAAGGATATTCAGTTAAACCTTGGAGATGGAATTTTTGTTTCGGGACGAATCGATTTAATAAAAAAGAAAGACTTCAAAGGGAAAATGGAAACAACCATTATAGAGTTTAAATCGAATGATGAAGCACAAGATAAAAAAATAACAGAAGAACAATTACATCTGTATGCTTTAGGACATAGAGAATTAACAGGTCAAAAGGCTGACTATATAAGAATATATATACTTCAGGACAAAGACGAATCTAAAGAGAAAAAGGTTATTGTTAGTGACCGTGGTATACCCAAGAAATTAAGTGAAGATCATCTAACTGCAATTGAAGGGAAAATACGGAATGTAGTAACAGATATTCGTGATAAAAAATTTGACAAGGTCTGTAAGTATTCTATTTGTAAAGAATGTGATCAAAAGCTGCTCTGTAGTGGCTATATAATTTCAAAAGCTAATAAATAG
- a CDS encoding DNA methyltransferase: MWDFKSENTKTHTHGFHTYPAMMIPQIAKKLITDYGTNAQLLFDPYCGTGTSLVEANLAGINAVGSDLNPLARLLAKVKTTPIEIQTLKFHLHDFDQYLFRFRFGFDGADSIIAPSFPRIDFWFSKDVKQKLAVIKKYVDRIENNDISDFFKVALSQTIRDTSWTRNNEFKLYKMSSEQIKNFSPDPYGRMEFVLGRNFKSLIEFIEGRKNDSVSKVLNVNTIRSVRKNKVFNTGVDMVVTSPPYGDSATTVAYGQFSTLANQWLGFMENGRTLDKDLMGGQRAVRLKKFKSEALNENISEISKVDSKRVLDVVSFFSDYEKSIKNVSQLVNPGGISCYVVSNRNVRGTTVLTDQITKDFFENYGFEHIDTFTRKISGKRMPRQNSPTGNVGKKVSLMNKEFIVVMQKN, encoded by the coding sequence ATGTGGGACTTTAAATCTGAAAACACAAAAACTCATACACATGGATTTCATACTTATCCTGCAATGATGATACCCCAAATTGCTAAAAAGTTAATCACTGACTATGGAACAAACGCTCAATTGCTTTTTGATCCGTATTGTGGAACGGGAACTTCATTGGTTGAGGCTAATTTGGCGGGTATCAATGCAGTCGGTTCGGATTTAAATCCATTAGCTAGACTATTAGCAAAGGTAAAAACGACACCAATAGAAATACAAACACTTAAATTTCATTTACATGATTTTGATCAATACCTATTTAGGTTTCGTTTTGGGTTTGATGGAGCAGATTCAATTATAGCTCCTAGTTTCCCTAGAATCGATTTTTGGTTTTCAAAAGATGTTAAGCAAAAGCTCGCGGTTATTAAAAAATATGTTGATAGAATTGAAAACAATGATATTTCAGATTTTTTCAAAGTAGCACTAAGTCAAACTATTAGAGACACATCTTGGACTAGAAATAATGAGTTTAAGCTTTATAAAATGAGTAGTGAGCAAATTAAAAACTTTAGTCCTGATCCTTATGGTAGAATGGAGTTTGTGTTAGGAAGAAATTTTAAAAGTTTAATAGAATTCATAGAAGGACGAAAAAATGATTCCGTATCTAAAGTTTTAAATGTTAATACAATTAGAAGTGTTCGAAAAAACAAAGTTTTTAATACTGGGGTAGATATGGTTGTAACTTCACCTCCTTATGGTGATTCTGCGACTACAGTTGCTTATGGACAATTTTCTACCCTGGCAAATCAATGGTTAGGCTTCATGGAAAATGGGAGGACTTTGGATAAAGACTTAATGGGAGGACAAAGAGCTGTTCGATTAAAAAAATTCAAGAGTGAGGCTTTAAATGAAAACATTAGTGAGATTTCAAAAGTAGATTCCAAAAGAGTTCTTGACGTTGTCTCTTTTTTCAGTGATTATGAAAAGTCGATAAAAAACGTATCTCAATTAGTGAATCCAGGTGGCATCTCATGTTATGTTGTCAGTAATCGTAATGTTCGAGGGACAACAGTTTTGACAGATCAAATTACTAAAGATTTCTTCGAAAATTATGGGTTTGAACATATCGATACGTTTACCCGAAAAATTTCAGGTAAAAGAATGCCTCGACAGAATAGTCCTACTGGCAATGTTGGTAAAAAAGTAAGTCTGATGAACAAGGAGTTTATAGTAGTAATGCAAAAGAATTAG
- a CDS encoding PKD domain-containing protein yields MRKFNWVLMLLMMVGMTAIQSCEKEDPQPPSTNPPTNPNPNPAPLPEACWSAYAKITPTALKVEFTNCSFNAEKYIWDFGDGNTSTEESPIHYYEYYGYYTVKLTAINSDGVKDFFIATIGINIHPTKMIIQEIKVLKWPETNNGTSWDPLTTADMYPKLIKTVSQDEVYTSSKVVENVVQGTPAIFGTDSGLPTDTIPLNDACTLTFFDQDNNTPDQNMGSIQFLPKDYDKVATGKFTLQNGDWEVEVSFTF; encoded by the coding sequence ATGAGAAAATTTAACTGGGTATTGATGTTATTAATGATGGTTGGAATGACAGCCATTCAAAGTTGTGAAAAAGAGGATCCGCAACCTCCTTCTACCAACCCTCCAACAAATCCGAATCCAAACCCTGCGCCACTACCAGAAGCATGTTGGTCCGCTTATGCTAAAATTACTCCAACAGCCTTAAAGGTTGAATTCACAAACTGTTCTTTTAATGCAGAAAAATACATCTGGGATTTTGGAGATGGAAATACTTCAACCGAAGAGTCTCCAATTCATTATTATGAATATTATGGGTATTATACAGTGAAATTAACAGCTATAAACAGTGATGGTGTTAAAGATTTCTTTATTGCCACCATTGGAATCAATATTCATCCAACCAAAATGATCATTCAGGAAATCAAAGTTCTTAAATGGCCGGAGACCAATAACGGAACCTCCTGGGACCCACTTACCACTGCAGATATGTATCCTAAACTTATCAAAACGGTATCTCAAGATGAGGTTTATACCAGTTCTAAAGTTGTAGAAAATGTAGTTCAGGGTACACCAGCTATTTTCGGAACGGATTCAGGACTACCTACTGATACGATACCTCTTAATGATGCATGCACATTGACTTTTTTCGATCAGGACAATAATACTCCAGATCAAAACATGGGATCTATTCAGTTTTTACCTAAAGACTACGATAAGGTAGCTACTGGTAAATTCACCCTTCAAAATGGTGACTGGGAAGTTGAGGTAAGTTTTACATTTTAA
- a CDS encoding RtcB family protein has translation MNNNINGNTLINLGYTPDKWFKEAIEYINTHQLEGEEMLNYLEQFKTPPMIPLHSEPVAYALNLKAENELEQENVNQVIATMNEVMKTPTVVGGSIMPDACPTSSLGTIPVGGVVVTKNAIHPGMHSADICCSVMLTDFGKTDPKLLMDAAYEATHFGPFGRNRDEQYPFPTELLEAFEGNRILNDNNMIQVARKHLGTQGDGNHFLFIGTSKNTGNTMMITHHGSRGVGARLFSKGMKMAEKFRQKLSKETLRQNAWIPYDTPEGQEYWDALQVIRKWTKENHMVIHNETARKAGAQIENRFWNEHNFVFQDGDLFYHAKGATPLNENFMPDIIGPRLIPLNMAEPVLIVEGESTVSNLGFAPHGAGRNISRTQHKRSKGDTPIEEIFAEETKGLDVRFFSNEIDITELPSAYKSAQMVRNQMEEFGLGTVIDEVLPYGSIMAGDYAKNAPWRVRKRERMKKENK, from the coding sequence ATGAATAACAATATAAACGGAAATACATTAATCAATTTGGGTTATACGCCCGACAAATGGTTTAAAGAAGCCATTGAATACATCAATACACATCAACTGGAAGGAGAGGAGATGTTAAATTATTTGGAGCAATTTAAGACACCTCCAATGATTCCTTTGCATTCCGAACCCGTTGCTTACGCGCTAAACTTAAAAGCCGAAAACGAGTTGGAACAAGAGAATGTGAATCAGGTGATTGCGACCATGAACGAAGTCATGAAAACACCTACGGTAGTAGGTGGTTCTATCATGCCGGATGCATGTCCTACCTCATCTTTGGGAACCATTCCTGTAGGAGGTGTGGTGGTTACTAAAAATGCCATCCATCCGGGGATGCATAGTGCAGATATTTGTTGTTCGGTGATGTTGACCGATTTTGGTAAAACCGATCCGAAATTATTGATGGATGCGGCTTACGAAGCTACACACTTCGGGCCTTTTGGTAGAAATCGAGATGAGCAATATCCTTTTCCAACCGAGTTATTAGAAGCTTTTGAAGGGAATCGAATCTTGAACGATAATAATATGATTCAAGTCGCTCGTAAACATTTGGGAACGCAAGGAGATGGGAATCATTTCTTATTTATCGGAACGTCTAAAAACACGGGTAATACAATGATGATCACACATCACGGTTCCCGAGGTGTGGGCGCACGATTGTTTTCTAAAGGAATGAAAATGGCAGAGAAGTTTAGACAGAAATTGTCTAAAGAGACTTTGAGACAAAACGCCTGGATTCCATATGATACTCCTGAAGGTCAGGAATATTGGGATGCTTTGCAAGTGATCCGAAAATGGACGAAAGAGAATCATATGGTGATTCATAATGAAACGGCACGAAAAGCGGGAGCACAAATTGAAAATCGATTTTGGAATGAACACAATTTTGTATTTCAGGATGGTGATTTGTTTTATCATGCAAAGGGTGCTACGCCATTGAATGAGAATTTTATGCCGGATATCATTGGTCCGCGATTGATTCCTTTGAATATGGCTGAACCGGTCTTGATTGTAGAAGGGGAGAGTACAGTTTCCAATCTAGGTTTTGCGCCACATGGTGCAGGACGAAATATTAGCAGAACTCAGCATAAGAGATCTAAGGGAGATACACCAATTGAAGAGATTTTTGCTGAAGAAACAAAAGGATTAGACGTACGTTTCTTTTCAAATGAAATTGATATTACGGAGTTACCATCTGCCTATAAAAGTGCGCAGATGGTTCGAAATCAAATGGAAGAATTTGGTTTGGGTACTGTGATTGATGAAGTCTTGCCCTATGGATCAATTATGGCTGGAGATTATGCGAAGAATGCTCCATGGAGAGTTCGTAAAAGAGAACGAATGAAAAAGGAGAATAAGTGA